The Nitriliruptor alkaliphilus DSM 45188 genome includes a region encoding these proteins:
- a CDS encoding DHH family phosphoesterase, translated as MTSPPAPWLSDVDPDAVDEAVTRLQAATEDGASVVIAAHIGPDGDALGAALALHHALSGRGARTLPTWGEEPLRVPAAYADLPGVDDLVAPSDIDPEAVDLLVSVDSSSASRLGALEPLLGAGVPTIVVDHHPTNTRFGTVHLVAPRAAATVVIVDELLRRLEVPLDPDIATCLYVGLVTDTGRFQHASTDRAAMELGGRLIDAGAPHEELTRRLFGTRTVGELTLLARALARLTFVPEASLVHAFVTAEDLEEAGAGMEAAEAIIDVVRTTDVAEVAVVAREAVGSRGWRVSLRSRGQVDVGRIATAFGGGGHDRASGFTGQGTYDEVLASIVAAVQEA; from the coding sequence GTGACCTCTCCGCCGGCACCGTGGCTCTCGGACGTCGACCCCGATGCGGTCGACGAGGCCGTGACGCGCCTGCAGGCGGCGACCGAGGACGGTGCTTCGGTGGTCATCGCGGCGCACATCGGGCCGGACGGCGACGCGCTCGGTGCGGCGTTGGCGCTCCACCACGCCCTGTCCGGTCGGGGCGCCAGGACGCTGCCGACGTGGGGGGAGGAGCCGCTCCGGGTCCCTGCCGCCTACGCCGACCTGCCGGGGGTGGACGACCTCGTGGCACCTTCGGACATCGATCCGGAGGCCGTCGACCTGCTCGTCAGCGTCGATTCGTCGTCGGCATCCCGGCTCGGGGCGTTGGAGCCGCTCCTCGGTGCCGGTGTGCCGACGATCGTCGTCGACCACCACCCGACCAACACCCGGTTCGGGACCGTCCACCTCGTGGCCCCCCGCGCCGCCGCCACGGTCGTGATCGTCGATGAGCTGCTGCGCCGCCTCGAGGTCCCGCTCGACCCCGACATCGCCACCTGCCTGTACGTGGGCCTGGTGACCGACACCGGCCGGTTCCAGCACGCCAGCACCGACCGCGCTGCGATGGAGCTCGGGGGCCGGCTCATCGACGCGGGCGCGCCCCACGAAGAGCTCACCAGACGCTTGTTCGGCACCCGGACCGTCGGCGAACTCACCCTCCTCGCCCGCGCGCTCGCCCGCCTGACGTTCGTCCCGGAGGCGTCGCTCGTCCACGCCTTCGTGACGGCCGAGGACCTGGAGGAGGCCGGCGCCGGGATGGAGGCGGCCGAGGCCATCATCGACGTGGTCCGGACCACCGACGTCGCCGAGGTCGCCGTGGTCGCGCGTGAGGCCGTCGGCAGCCGCGGGTGGCGGGTGAGCCTGCGATCGCGGGGCCAGGTCGACGTCGGCCGGATCGCCACGGCCTTCGGCGGCGGGGGACACGACCGCGCGTCCGGCTTCACGGGGCAGGGGACCTACGACGAGGTCCTCGCCTCGATCGTCGCCGCCGTGCAGGAGGCCTGA
- the truB gene encoding tRNA pseudouridine(55) synthase TruB, translating to MGRRRKQRPGEPDRSAVLLLDKAVGPTSHDAVQAVRRASRQSRVGHTGTLDPAATGVLVVCLGRATKLVRFLQAGTKTYAARMVLGVETASQDAEGEVVARTPAGHIDERRFCEALTRFHGDIEQIPPMVSALKVDGERLHELARRGETIDREPRPVTIHDIVLDGFGPGSDPDHPEASFLVTCSAGTYVRTLAHDVGAALGVGGSLTALRRVANGPFTVDEAHTLEAVRAAAEEDRFDELLLEPLLAVQRVMPTLDVDDRDLVRRLTQGAKLPAELLTPVRAAGDPSAVAVRSGGQLIGVYAGSGPEVRAELVWLRPDELTTDEGR from the coding sequence GTGGGACGACGACGCAAGCAGCGACCGGGCGAGCCCGACCGCTCCGCCGTGCTGCTGCTCGACAAGGCGGTCGGCCCGACCTCGCACGACGCCGTCCAGGCGGTCCGGCGCGCCTCGCGCCAGTCGCGGGTCGGGCACACCGGCACCCTCGACCCTGCCGCGACCGGTGTCCTGGTGGTCTGTCTCGGGCGCGCGACCAAGCTCGTGCGTTTCCTCCAGGCGGGCACCAAGACCTACGCGGCACGCATGGTGCTCGGGGTGGAGACCGCGTCCCAGGACGCCGAGGGTGAGGTGGTGGCACGCACGCCGGCCGGTCACATCGACGAGCGCCGCTTCTGCGAGGCCCTGACGCGGTTCCACGGTGACATCGAGCAGATCCCACCGATGGTGTCGGCGCTGAAGGTCGACGGTGAACGGCTGCACGAGCTCGCACGGCGGGGAGAGACCATCGACCGCGAACCACGGCCGGTCACGATCCACGACATCGTCCTCGATGGTTTCGGTCCTGGCAGCGACCCGGACCACCCCGAGGCGTCGTTCCTGGTCACCTGCTCGGCGGGGACCTACGTGCGGACCCTCGCGCACGACGTCGGCGCGGCCCTCGGCGTCGGTGGCAGCCTGACGGCGCTCCGTCGGGTCGCCAACGGACCGTTCACCGTGGACGAGGCCCACACGCTCGAAGCGGTCCGCGCCGCGGCCGAGGAGGATCGGTTCGACGAGCTGCTCCTCGAGCCGCTGCTGGCCGTCCAGCGCGTGATGCCGACCCTCGACGTGGACGACCGCGACCTGGTGCGCCGCTTGACCCAGGGCGCGAAGCTGCCCGCCGAGCTGCTCACGCCGGTGCGGGCGGCGGGGGACCCGAGCGCCGTCGCGGTCAGGTCGGGTGGCCAGCTCATCGGCGTCTACGCTGGGTCGGGGCCGGAGGTGCGCGCTGAACTGGTGTGGCTCCGCCCCGACGAGTTGACGACCGACGAGGGCCGGTGA
- a CDS encoding bifunctional riboflavin kinase/FAD synthetase — protein MNHDQGRDDGPTAVAHGLDDVVPGPSVVTIGNFDGVHRGHRVLLRRAVDAAQETGVRSVAVTFDPHPAAVLRPGTEPLAIQPLEDRIGELLAVGIDLVLVLPFTPDLSSLGPDVFLEKVLVERLQATKVIVGANFRFGHKAAGDVITLADAGERYGFAIEAVTILDLDGSPISSSEVRRRLGEDGDVLWANRALGRPFTLAGEVVHGDQRGRTIGFPTANIEVSSGRLLPANGVYAGIATVGDERFAAVTNVGTRPTFDGEGVTVEVHLLDVAPDLYGQHLQVSFLHRLRGEQRFDGLDALKEQIARDASQARDLVGADV, from the coding sequence GTGAACCACGACCAGGGCCGAGACGACGGGCCGACCGCCGTCGCCCACGGGCTCGACGACGTCGTGCCCGGGCCGTCGGTGGTCACCATCGGCAACTTCGACGGGGTGCACCGAGGTCACCGCGTGCTGCTGCGCCGCGCGGTCGACGCCGCCCAGGAGACCGGTGTCCGGTCGGTGGCGGTGACCTTCGACCCGCACCCGGCGGCGGTGCTGCGGCCAGGGACCGAACCGCTCGCCATCCAGCCGCTCGAGGACCGCATCGGCGAGCTCCTGGCCGTCGGCATCGACCTCGTGCTGGTCCTGCCCTTCACCCCGGACCTGTCGTCGCTCGGCCCCGACGTGTTCCTCGAGAAGGTGCTGGTCGAGCGGCTGCAGGCGACAAAGGTCATCGTGGGCGCCAACTTCCGTTTCGGGCACAAGGCCGCCGGCGACGTCATCACCCTCGCCGACGCCGGCGAGCGCTACGGGTTCGCGATCGAGGCCGTGACGATCCTGGACCTCGACGGGTCGCCGATCAGCTCCAGCGAGGTCCGTCGCCGTCTCGGCGAGGACGGCGACGTGCTCTGGGCGAACCGTGCGCTCGGTCGCCCGTTCACGCTGGCGGGCGAGGTCGTGCACGGCGACCAGCGGGGACGCACGATCGGCTTCCCGACCGCCAACATCGAGGTGTCGTCCGGTCGGCTCCTACCGGCGAACGGGGTCTACGCGGGGATCGCCACCGTCGGTGACGAACGGTTCGCGGCCGTCACCAACGTCGGGACGCGGCCGACCTTCGACGGCGAGGGCGTGACCGTCGAGGTGCACCTCCTCGACGTCGCCCCCGATCTGTACGGCCAGCACCTGCAGGTCTCGTTCCTGCACCGCCTCCGCGGCGAGCAGCGCTTCGACGGGCTCGACGCGCTCAAGGAGCAGATCGCCCGCGACGCGTCGCAGGCCCGCGACCTGGTCGGCGCCGACGTCTGA
- a CDS encoding TetR family transcriptional regulator, with protein sequence MAASDAVELPAPSELTPQQRERRERILDAAQQLASRGGFDGVQMRTVADKADVALGTLYRYFSSKVHLLVALQHDRALAMVERVAKHPPPGDDPIERATTVLLRSTRALQRDPSLTEALLRAIMVADASAAADVHKVSDVTTQMLLLAIHGPDHVATDEDLAKARVLEMVWLSSLLNWLSGRASSSQVDQDLSTAARLILR encoded by the coding sequence GTGGCAGCATCCGACGCGGTCGAGCTCCCGGCACCGAGCGAGCTCACACCGCAGCAGCGCGAGCGACGCGAACGCATCCTCGACGCTGCCCAGCAGCTCGCCAGCCGCGGCGGCTTCGATGGCGTGCAGATGCGCACGGTGGCCGACAAGGCCGACGTCGCGCTCGGCACCCTGTACCGCTACTTCTCCTCGAAGGTGCACCTGCTGGTCGCGCTCCAACACGATCGTGCGCTGGCGATGGTCGAGCGGGTGGCCAAGCACCCGCCACCCGGTGATGACCCGATCGAACGGGCCACCACGGTCCTGCTGCGCTCGACCCGTGCGCTGCAACGTGACCCGTCGCTGACCGAGGCGCTCCTGCGCGCGATCATGGTCGCGGACGCCTCCGCGGCCGCCGACGTGCACAAGGTGAGCGACGTCACCACCCAGATGCTGCTGCTGGCCATCCACGGTCCCGACCACGTCGCCACCGACGAGGACCTGGCCAAGGCTCGTGTCCTCGAGATGGTGTGGCTGTCGAGCCTGCTCAACTGGCTGTCGGGCCGGGCTTCGTCCAGCCAGGTCGACCAGGACCTGTCGACCGCCGCCCGCCTCATCCTGCGCTGA
- a CDS encoding SDR family oxidoreductase: MILDRFRLTDQVAIVTGAGRGIGAATAVAFAEAGADVVISSRTAADLDRVAKTIAELGRRAVVVEADLDDTGAVAALVDAAVSDLGGVDVVVNNVGGTMPRPLLDTSDGFLERAFHFNVTTAVALVRAAAPVMLERGGGSVVNISSVMGRVAGRGYLAYGVAKGALSHATRLLAADLAPRIRVNALEVGSVATSALDIVVENEPLRTAMESATPLRRLGQPDEVAAAALFLASAAGGYVTGRTLPVDGGIDSPNLDLGLPDL; the protein is encoded by the coding sequence GTGATCCTCGACCGGTTCCGCCTGACCGACCAGGTCGCCATCGTCACCGGCGCAGGCCGTGGGATCGGCGCGGCCACCGCCGTCGCCTTCGCCGAGGCCGGCGCGGACGTGGTGATCAGCAGCCGGACCGCCGCCGATCTCGATCGGGTGGCCAAGACCATCGCCGAGCTCGGCCGTCGGGCGGTGGTGGTCGAGGCAGATCTCGACGACACGGGTGCGGTCGCCGCGTTGGTCGACGCCGCGGTGAGCGACCTCGGCGGCGTCGACGTGGTGGTCAACAACGTCGGTGGCACCATGCCCCGGCCCCTGCTCGACACCAGCGACGGCTTCCTCGAGCGCGCCTTCCACTTCAACGTGACCACCGCCGTCGCCCTGGTACGGGCGGCTGCGCCGGTCATGCTCGAACGCGGTGGCGGCAGCGTGGTCAACATCTCATCGGTCATGGGGCGGGTGGCCGGCCGTGGCTACCTGGCCTACGGGGTCGCCAAGGGGGCCCTGTCGCACGCCACCCGGCTGCTGGCAGCCGACCTGGCCCCACGCATCCGCGTCAACGCACTCGAGGTCGGTTCGGTGGCGACCTCGGCCCTGGACATCGTGGTCGAGAACGAACCGCTCCGGACGGCGATGGAGTCGGCCACCCCGCTCCGCCGCCTGGGCCAGCCCGATGAGGTCGCCGCGGCAGCGCTGTTCCTCGCCTCCGCTGCGGGTGGCTACGTCACCGGCCGGACCCTGCCGGTCGACGGCGGGATCGACAGCCCCAACCTCGACCTGGGCCTCCCCGACCTGTGA
- a CDS encoding diacylglycerol kinase, protein MTYRVVQWSTGHVGAAALRGIIAHPQMELVGVWVSSEAKEGRDAGELAGLDHLVGVAATQDADALLALKPDVICHTAMADHRLPEALADLQRFLRAGIDVVSSSPVFLQFPPGLVEGLAEPVEEAAEDGAASLFVNGIDPGFANDALPLAVSGICERIDELRVVEVMNYDTYAQAMILFDVMGFGQPLDATPMLLQPGILTLAWGQVVRQLAAGLDLELDEIVEFHERLPATETFDVDAGTIEAGTTAALRFEVRGLVDGVARVVLEHATRLHDDLAPDWPQPAGKGCYRVVVTGAPNIICDLQLWGEDGDHNTGAIQATAMRLVNAIPHVADAKPGIVTALDLPQVAGRGLVTR, encoded by the coding sequence GTGACCTACCGCGTGGTGCAGTGGAGCACCGGACACGTCGGCGCAGCGGCGTTACGAGGCATCATCGCCCACCCCCAGATGGAACTGGTGGGCGTGTGGGTGTCCTCCGAGGCCAAGGAGGGCCGAGACGCCGGTGAGTTGGCCGGCCTGGACCACCTGGTCGGGGTCGCCGCGACCCAGGACGCCGACGCCCTCCTCGCGTTGAAGCCGGACGTGATCTGTCACACGGCGATGGCCGACCACCGCCTGCCGGAGGCCCTCGCGGACCTGCAGCGGTTCCTGCGTGCCGGCATCGACGTGGTCTCGTCCTCGCCGGTGTTCCTCCAGTTCCCACCTGGCCTGGTCGAGGGGTTGGCCGAGCCGGTGGAGGAGGCAGCCGAGGACGGCGCCGCGTCCCTCTTCGTCAACGGCATCGACCCGGGCTTCGCCAACGACGCCCTGCCGCTGGCGGTCAGCGGCATCTGCGAACGCATCGACGAGCTGCGTGTCGTCGAGGTCATGAACTACGACACCTACGCCCAGGCGATGATCCTCTTCGACGTCATGGGGTTCGGCCAGCCGCTCGACGCGACGCCGATGCTGCTCCAGCCGGGGATCCTCACCCTCGCCTGGGGGCAGGTGGTCCGCCAGCTCGCCGCCGGCCTCGACCTCGAGCTCGACGAGATCGTCGAGTTCCACGAGCGTCTGCCGGCGACCGAGACCTTCGACGTGGATGCGGGGACCATCGAGGCGGGGACCACCGCTGCCCTGCGCTTCGAGGTGCGCGGCCTGGTCGACGGTGTGGCGCGCGTGGTGCTCGAGCACGCGACGCGCCTGCACGACGACCTCGCCCCCGACTGGCCGCAGCCGGCCGGCAAGGGCTGCTACCGGGTGGTGGTGACCGGTGCACCGAACATCATCTGCGACCTCCAGCTGTGGGGGGAGGACGGCGACCACAACACCGGGGCGATCCAGGCCACCGCGATGCGCCTGGTCAACGCCATCCCGCACGTCGCGGATGCCAAGCCCGGCATCGTGACCGCGCTCGACCTGCCGCAGGTGGCCGGACGAGGGCTCGTCACCCGCTGA